The following proteins are encoded in a genomic region of Sparus aurata chromosome 11, fSpaAur1.1, whole genome shotgun sequence:
- the rgmd gene encoding RGM domain family, member D, with amino-acid sequence MGRSGPQITAKRQLWDCVTLTMVLLSLLFRPAHCQQCRIQRCNAEYVASTSPSSGLQEDVALDVDYCIALRAYALCTRRQARSCRGDLVYHSAVFRIKELFSQHNCSSDGPTSSAKVPSTSRPAVSELCDYENRVLVSGSGGQQKKYAHCGLFGDPHLRTFRDEFQTCKVEGAWPLIDNRFLSVQVTNVPVVLGSSATATSKITVIFKSYHGCTDQKVYQATTEDLPLAFQDGTRSGGESGSLTIVERGGSGVGRQVKIQARYIGTSIIVRRVGSYLTFAIRMPEDTLDFSEDNGGLQLCLHGCPRNELIKEHTLGRQSQQPRLQGTNTELGPLRPPHQVYTVERATAKCRETLQVEDVYFQSCVFDLLTTGDPEFSMAAYGALEDLKALPPSKLKQNSPRTPRLTNRGVSHTAASGSLLSLLLLIVLLL; translated from the exons ATGGGGAGAAGCGGACCACAAATCACGGCTAAGCGGCAGCTTTGGGACTGTGTAACGTTGACGATGGTTTTACTTTCGCTGCTGTTTCGACCAG ctcaCTGCCAGCAGTGTCGAATCCAGCGCTGCAATGCAGAGTATGTGGCTTCTACCTCACCCTCTAGTGGTCTGCAGGAGGACGTGGCTCTGGATGTGGACTACTGCATTGCCTTGCGGGCCTACGCCCTGTGCACCCGGCGGCAGGCGCGCAGTTGCAGGGGCGACCTGGTCTACCATTCGGCCGTCTTCCGCATTAAGGAGTTATTCTCTCAGCACAACTGCTCCAGCGACGGGCCCACCTCCTCCGCCAAGGTCCCCAGCACGTCTCGGCCGGCCGTGTCGGAGCTGTGCGACTACGAGAATCGGGTCCTCGTGTCAGGCTCAGGCGGTCAGCAGAAGAAATATGCCCACTGTGGATTATTCGGAGACCCGCACCTACGGACTTTCCGAGACGAGTTTCAGACCTGCAAGGTGGAGGGGGCGTGGCCTCTGATTGACAACCGCTTCCTGTCGGTGCAGGTGACCAACGTGCCTGTTGTACTAGGCTCCAGTGCCACGGCAACCAGCAAG ATCACAGTGATCTTCAAGTCATACCACGGCTGTACAGATCAGAAGGTGTACCAGGCCACCACAGAAGATCTGCCGCTGGCCTTTCAGGATGGCACTCGCAGTGGTGGTGAGAGCGGCAGCCTGACCATTGTTGAGCGCGGCGGCTCTGGGGTGGGCCGGCAGGTAAAGATCCAGGCCCGTTATATCGGCACTTCCATCATCGTCCGGCGCGTGGGTAGCTACCTAACCTTCGCCATCCGCATGCCAGAGGACACCCTGGACTTCTCGGAGGACAATGGCGGCCTGCAGCTCTGCCTGCACGGTTGCCCACGCAATGAGCTCATCAAAGAGCACACGCTGGGCCGTCAGAGCCAGCAGCCCCGCCTGCAGGGCACCAACACAGAGCTGGGTCCTCTGCGGCCTCCTCACCAGGTCTACACAGTGGAGCGGGCCACAGCCAAGTGTAGAGAGACTCTGCAGGTGGAGGACGTGTACTTTCAGTCCTGCGTGTTTGACTTGCTGACCACAGGAGACCCTGAGTTCTCTATGGCAGCGTACGGCGCCCTGGAGGATTTAAAGGCGTTGCCTCCCAGTAAACTGAAGCAGAACTCCCCGAGGACTCCTCGTCTTACTAACCGAGGGgtgtcacacacagcagccagtGGCTCCCTGCTGTCACTCCTACTCCTCATTGTGCTGcttttgtga